A DNA window from Iodobacter ciconiae contains the following coding sequences:
- a CDS encoding amino acid ABC transporter permease → MDLSGLFQLLKDAFPILLQGAGYTLFLALASMLGGLLIAALVVVIRLRKIPVLSQISAVYVSCIRGTPLLVQLFVIYFGLPSIGLQFEPLTAGVLALSLNVGAYLSETLRGAINGITQGQWDAGKSLGLTNSQTLRYVVAPQALRLAVPSLSNSLISLIKDTSLVSVISVSELMLASKEVIATTFQPFPLYLAAAAIYWALSASFESVQRKLEERLNRMYIR, encoded by the coding sequence ATGGATTTATCCGGTTTATTTCAGCTACTTAAAGATGCTTTTCCGATCTTGCTGCAGGGCGCTGGCTATACGCTGTTTTTAGCCCTTGCATCGATGCTTGGCGGGTTATTAATCGCCGCACTGGTGGTCGTTATCCGGCTGCGCAAAATACCAGTACTGTCGCAAATCAGTGCTGTATATGTAAGCTGCATCCGTGGCACACCACTTTTGGTGCAGCTTTTTGTAATTTACTTTGGCCTGCCCAGTATCGGGCTTCAATTTGAGCCACTCACCGCAGGCGTATTGGCACTTAGCCTAAATGTAGGCGCGTATTTATCTGAAACGCTACGCGGTGCGATCAATGGGATTACCCAGGGCCAGTGGGATGCGGGTAAAAGCCTGGGCCTGACAAATAGCCAGACACTGCGTTATGTAGTTGCACCACAAGCCTTACGTCTGGCGGTACCCAGCCTTTCCAACAGCCTGATTAGTTTAATTAAAGATACCTCATTAGTCTCTGTGATCTCTGTCAGTGAGCTAATGCTGGCAAGTAAGGAAGTGATTGCAACCACTTTCCAGCCATTTCCGCTTTATCTGGCTGCAGCCGCTATTTACTGGGCGCTCAGTGCCTCGTTTGAAAGCGTACAAAGAAAACTGGAAGAAAGACTTAACAGGATGTATATCAGATAA